The Candidatus Bathyarchaeota archaeon genome contains the following window.
AATACTTTACCAGCTTTATTTTTCGATCTTGGTATCCAACAGAACTTTACATTTCTGCCTTCACAAAGATGCCATACTTTATTTGCTAATTCTCTTAAATGATCGTCTTTGATACTATATTCATATGTCAATTGTCTCACTGCTAGCTGGCTATCAGAGTAAATTTCTATATCTTTCTCTTTAACAT
Protein-coding sequences here:
- a CDS encoding reverse transcriptase-like protein, translating into MKIFVDGSGKSGKFCYVIEGRPPKIQKECGITNNQAEYMAIIAALQDVKEKDIEIYSDSQLAVRQLTYEYSIKDDHLRELANKVWHLCEGRNVKFCWIPRSKNKAGKVLG